From a region of the Pecten maximus chromosome 18, xPecMax1.1, whole genome shotgun sequence genome:
- the LOC117316479 gene encoding uncharacterized protein LOC117316479: MPVHMALYIIAVLCFIDPGWTIADDGNTHTQLLQRILSALEGEIAQLEGQHVHRELEANDALDDQLEQLAQILTRGSDKKLTNRKLVSTNVEQASSEEDIEKGGSEMTNENKDMVKKLILSIVKKTKHCGPLGEGEICADSHDCCCGYTCWKWRCRDKQQTNPNWWDNLHNRT; encoded by the exons ATGCCGGTGCATATGGCTCTTTATATCATCGCTGTCCTCTGTTTCATTGATCCAG GTTGGACGATCGCTGATGATGGGAATACACATACCCAGCTACTTCAAAGGATACTTAGTGCCCTGGAGGGAGAGATCGCACAGCTTGAAGGCCAGCATGTCCACAGGGA ATTAGAAGCAAACGATGCTCTAGACGATCAACTAGAACAACTGGCTCAGATCCTTACACGTGGTAGCGACAAAAAGTTGACGAACCGGAAGTTGGTCAGTACAAATGTCGAACAAGCGTCGTCTGAAGAAGATATTGAGAAGGGAGGCTCAGAAATGACCAACGAGAACAAAGA tatGGTGAAGAAACTGATACTTTCGATAGTGAAGAAGACCAAACACTGCGGTCCTCTCGGTGAGGGTGAAATCTGTGCTGACAGTCACGACTGTTGCTGTGGATACACGTGCTGGAAATGGCGGTGTCGGGATAAACAACAAACCAACCCAAACTGGTGGGACAACCTCCATAACCGAACATAG
- the LOC117316352 gene encoding location of vulva defective 1-like — translation MSNKELPVTSETQPKTPSAETQLKTSSAETQPKTSSAETAKNLFSRDTTKNLFSRDTTKKPLQPRHNQNPLQSKHNHKPLQPRHNQKPLAETQLKNLFSRDTTKNHFIRDTTKNLFSRDTTKNLFSRDTTKNHLRRDTTKNLFSRDTTKNLFNRDTTKNHFIRDTTKNLFSRDTTKNHLSRDTTKNLFTETQPQTSSAETQLKTSSVETQLKTSSAETQLKTTSSETQPQTSSAETQPQINLFSRDTTTNLFSRDKLKTTSDETQPKTTSAETQPQINLFSRDTTTNLFSRDTTKNLFSRDTTTNLFSRDTTTNLFSRDKLKTTSDETQPKTTSAETQPKTSSAETQPKTSSAETQPHTSSVETQPKTSSVETQPKTPSAETQPKTPSAETQPQINLFSRDTTTHLFSRDTTKNPFSRDTTKNLFSRDATKNFFSRDTTKNLFSRDTTKNLFSRDATKNHLRRDTTKNLFIRDTTTNPFSRDTTTNLFSRDTTKKTSSAETQPKTSSAETQPKTMTFYYIPCVFFA, via the exons ATGTCCAATAAAGAATTACCTGTGACAT CCGAGACACAACCAAAAACCCCTTCAGCCGAGACACAACTAAAAACCTCTTCAGCCGAGACACAACCAAAAACCTCTTCAGCCGAAACAGCCAAAAACCTCTTCAGCCGAGACACAACCAAAAACCTCTTCAGCCGAGACACAACTAAAAAACCTCTTCAGCCGAGACACAACCAAAATCCTCTTCAGTCTAAACACAACCACAAACCTCTTCAGCCGAGACACAACCAAAAACCTCTTGCCGAGACACAACTAAAAAATCTCTTCAGCCGAGACACAACTAAAAACCACTTCATCCGAGACACAACCAAAAACCTCTTCAGTCGAGACACAACCAAAAACCTCTTCAGTCGAGACACAACCAAAAACCACCTCAGACGAGACACAACTAAAAACCTCTTCAGTCGAGACACAACTAAAAACCTCTTCAACCGAGACACAACTAAAAACCACTTCATCCGAGACACAACCAAAAACCTCTTCAGTCGAGACACAACCAAAAACCACCTCAGCCGAGACACAACTAAAAACCTCTTCA CCGAGACACAACCACAAACCTCTTCAGCCGAGACACAACTAAAAACCTCTTCAGTCGAGACACAACTAAAAACCTCTTCAGCCGAGACACAACTAAAAACCACTTCATCCGAGACACAACCACAAACCTCTTCAGCCGAGACACAACCACAAATTAACCTCTTCAGCCGAGACACAACCACAAACCTCTTCAGCCGAGACAAACTAAAAACCACCTCAGACGAGACACAACCAAAAACCACCTCAGCCGAGACACAACCACAAATTAACCTCTTCAGCCGAGACACAACCACAAACCTCTTCAGCCGAGACACAACCAAAAACCTCTTCAGCCGAGACACAACCACAAACCTCTTCAGCCGAGACACAACCACAAACCTCTTCAGCCGAGACAAACTAAAAACCACCTCAGACGAGACACAACCAAAAACCACCTCAGCCGAGACACAACCAAAAACCTCTTCAGCCGAGACACAACCAAAAACCTCTTCAGCCGAGACACAACCACACACCTCTTCAGTCGAGACACAACCAAAAACCTCTTCAGTCGAGACACAACCAAAAACCCCTTCAGCCGAGACACAACCAAAAACCCCTTCAGCCGAGACACAACCACAAATTAACCTCTTCAGCCGAGACACAACCACACACCTCTTTAGCCGAGACACAACCAAAAACCCCTTCAGTCGAGACACAACCAAAAACCTCTTCAGTCGAGACGCAACCAAAAACTTCTTCAGTCGAGACACAACCAAAAACCTCTTCAGTCGAGACACAACCAAAAACCTCTTCAGTCGAGACGCAACCAAAAACCACCTCCGCCGAGACACAACTAAAAACCTCTTCATCCGAGACACAACCACAAACCCCTTCAGCCGAGACACAACCACAAACCTCTTCAGCCGAGACACAACTAAAAAAACCTCTTCAGCCGAAACACAGCCAAAAACCTCTTCAGCCGAGACACAACCAAAAACGATGACGTTCTATTATATACCATGTGTGTTCTTTGCGTGA
- the LOC117316480 gene encoding uncharacterized protein LOC117316480 has product MAMVKGRRDWGADSNAGGSVVTEATTTASERRRIREAGLGYVYWFSYMCAIASLFLTFTAFASPYWFKSWGRVHSPLANVGMWQICLSGWVKPRDPSLRSYVGCWWIHSTFFEEVFDDIMPPWFRAVQALVIFTLLCCIAVVFLMSFYMCENYRIKYYEKRKFRMFMIIATLFFASGILVLICSFVFAFKAKDPNWMPRPWLSYFSFSFGFYVLSGFFSAFGGLASFIKSTDIRKKKRRGGTRVQDKHRPPPPPAASQLGSTTTGKASESFV; this is encoded by the exons ATGGCTATGGTCAAGGGACGAAGAGACTGGGGAGCGGACTCAAATGCGGGGGGATCTGTGGTTACTGAGGCCACCACAACAGCATCAGAGAGGAGAAGGATTCGGGAAGCAGGTCTAGGATATGTTTATTGGTTCTCCTACATGTGTGCCATCGCTTCCCTTTTTCTGACTTTCACGGCGTTCGCTTCACCGTACTGGTTCAAATCTTGGGGACGAGTTCACAGCCCGCTCGCCAATGTGGGCATGTGGCAAATTTGTCTCTCAGGATGGGTTAAACCAAGAGATCCTAGTTTGAGGTCTTATGTTGGATGTTGGTGGATACATTCAACATTCTTTGAGGAGGTTTTTGACGACATTATGCCGC CATGGTTCCGAGCTGTCCAAGCCCTGGTCATCTTCACCCTGTTATGCTGCATTGCAGTTGTCTTCTTGATGAGTTTCTACATGTGTGAAAACTACAGGATCAAGTACTACGAAAAACGAAAATTCAGGATGTTTATGATCATTGCTACACTATTTTTCGCTTCAG GTATTCTGGTACTGATCTGCTCGTTCGTGTTTGCGTTCAAGGCCAAAGATCCGAATTGGATGCCTAGACCATGGCTAAGCTATTTCTCATTCTCGTTCGGATTCTACGTCCTGTCTGGGTTTTTCTCAGCATTTGGCGGCCTTGCCTCATTCATCAAATCTACAGACATTCGCAAAAAGAAGAGGAGAGGTGGGACTCGAGTGCAGGATAAACATCGTCCCCCACCTCCTCCAGCGGCAAGTCAGCTGGGAAGTACTACCACTGGGAAGGCCTCCGAATCTTTCGTTTAA